In Sedimentibacter sp. MB31-C6, one genomic interval encodes:
- a CDS encoding magnesium chelatase subunit D family protein translates to MEKTYVFPFVAVIGQEKIKRALILNLINPLIGGVLISGEKGNAKSTLVRGLAELMHSLKVVEIPLNVTEDRLIGTIDIQKTIINGEINYEAGILKRADGNFLYVDEVNLLSENIVNSLLDVSSSKINYVEREGISYSHKSNFVLVGTMNPEEGNLRSQFLDRFGLYVDVKGIQVIEDRKEIIKRRLEYDNNPVKYIEKWQEESNKLYDRIICAKNCLERIEVSVSSMELAAELSVKSNCQGHRAEIIIIETAKAIAAFDNRTNICNEDIYEAARFALAHRIRELPPKTSNGEDNKDEKNNKQNNNEKEKENQDENKNNNEHEIEQEENKSEDNINFENNEKETDNDDKYDSNIDDIGSIFSIKPLKIDAQIRKIYKGSGKRSKTKTNLKQGRYVKYRFTKEKVNDIAFDATIRAAAPYQRIREKNNLAISIDKNDFRVKMREKRIGSTILFIVDASGSMGVKKRMTEVKGAILSLLTDAYQKRDKVGMIAFKKKDAEVLLEITRSVELAQKSLRVLPTGGKTPLAVGLSKGYEIIKTNMRKDPDMLPVIVLVTDGRANSSLDGGDAFHEAINMAIKINKSNIQSLVIDTEQGFVKLGLAKQIANAMNSKYYSLGDLAADKIVGAVKESMIM, encoded by the coding sequence ATGGAAAAAACTTATGTATTTCCTTTTGTAGCAGTTATTGGCCAGGAAAAAATAAAAAGAGCTCTAATATTAAATTTAATAAATCCTTTAATTGGCGGAGTTTTAATAAGTGGCGAAAAAGGTAATGCAAAATCTACATTAGTTAGAGGTTTAGCAGAGTTAATGCATTCATTAAAAGTAGTTGAAATACCACTAAATGTAACCGAAGATAGATTGATAGGAACAATTGACATTCAAAAAACAATCATAAATGGTGAAATAAATTATGAAGCAGGTATTTTGAAAAGAGCAGATGGCAACTTTTTATATGTTGATGAAGTTAATTTATTGAGTGAAAATATTGTAAACAGCTTATTAGATGTATCATCATCTAAAATAAACTATGTTGAAAGGGAAGGAATATCATATTCGCATAAATCTAATTTTGTTTTAGTTGGAACTATGAATCCAGAAGAGGGAAATTTGAGGTCACAGTTTTTAGATAGATTTGGATTGTATGTTGATGTTAAGGGAATACAGGTCATAGAAGATAGAAAAGAAATAATAAAAAGAAGATTAGAATACGATAATAATCCAGTTAAATATATAGAAAAATGGCAAGAAGAATCGAATAAGCTTTATGATAGAATAATATGTGCGAAGAACTGTCTTGAAAGAATTGAAGTATCAGTAAGTTCAATGGAATTAGCAGCAGAATTATCCGTAAAATCTAATTGTCAGGGACATAGAGCAGAGATAATAATTATAGAAACTGCAAAGGCTATAGCTGCATTTGATAATAGAACAAATATATGTAATGAGGACATTTATGAAGCAGCGAGATTTGCACTTGCTCATAGAATACGCGAATTGCCTCCTAAAACAAGCAATGGCGAAGACAATAAAGATGAAAAAAACAATAAACAAAACAATAATGAAAAAGAAAAAGAAAATCAAGATGAAAACAAAAATAATAATGAGCATGAAATAGAACAAGAAGAAAACAAATCGGAAGATAATATAAATTTTGAAAATAATGAAAAAGAAACAGACAATGATGACAAATATGATAGTAATATAGATGATATTGGTAGTATCTTTTCAATTAAGCCACTAAAAATAGATGCGCAAATTAGAAAAATTTATAAAGGTAGTGGGAAAAGAAGTAAAACAAAAACAAATTTGAAACAAGGCAGATATGTAAAATATAGATTTACTAAAGAAAAAGTAAATGATATAGCTTTCGATGCCACAATTAGAGCGGCAGCACCATATCAGAGAATAAGAGAAAAAAATAATCTTGCTATATCTATTGATAAAAATGATTTTAGAGTAAAGATGAGAGAAAAAAGGATAGGAAGCACTATATTGTTTATAGTAGATGCAAGTGGTTCAATGGGAGTTAAAAAAAGAATGACAGAAGTTAAAGGAGCAATTTTATCTTTACTAACAGATGCATATCAAAAAAGGGACAAGGTAGGTATGATTGCTTTTAAGAAAAAAGATGCAGAAGTTTTGTTGGAAATTACAAGAAGTGTAGAACTAGCTCAAAAGAGTTTGAGAGTGCTTCCAACAGGAGGTAAAACACCTTTAGCAGTAGGTCTTTCTAAGGGGTATGAAATTATAAAGACTAATATGAGGAAAGATCCTGATATGTTGCCAGTCATAGTTCTTGTAACTGATGGAAGAGCTAATTCATCATTAGATGGTGGGGATGCTTTTCATGAGGCAATTAATATGGCTATTAAAATTAATAAATCAAACATACAATCACTTGTTATAGATACTGAACAAGGTTTCGTAAAGCTTGGGCTTGCTAAACAAATTGCAAATGCAATGAACTCTAAATATTATAGCTTAGGAGATCTTGCAGCAGATAAAATAGTTGGAGCTGTAAAAGAAAGTATGATTATGTAG
- a CDS encoding ATP-binding protein, which produces MKSTNAIYPFTAIVGQENMKKALIYNVINPSLGGVLIRGEKGTAKSTAVRALAELLPQKSIVEGCVFGCDPYDKSSMCTECMEKINNGITLNSTNSKMKVIDLPISATEDRVVGTLDIEHAIKNGEKKFEPGILAYANRNILYVDEVNLLDDHVVDILLDSAAMGVNTVEREGVSFCHPAKFILVGTMNPEEGDLRPQLLDRFGMVVDVVGERETEKRVEVIKRRLKYEMDSSVFIKNYIEEQNQLTDKILNAQKMLRLVKISDKVLEMAATISIKMEVDGHRADISIIKTAMTIAAFDGRDEINNRDMIEAAELTLPHRMRRRPFEEGLLDFSKVEEIINCIAEL; this is translated from the coding sequence ATGAAAAGTACAAATGCAATATATCCATTTACGGCAATAGTTGGACAAGAAAATATGAAAAAAGCATTGATATACAATGTTATAAATCCTTCTTTGGGAGGAGTTTTAATCAGAGGTGAAAAAGGAACAGCTAAATCAACTGCAGTTAGAGCATTAGCTGAGCTTTTACCCCAAAAATCTATTGTTGAAGGATGTGTTTTTGGATGTGATCCATATGATAAAAGCAGTATGTGTACAGAATGTATGGAAAAAATTAATAATGGTATAACACTAAATTCAACAAATAGTAAAATGAAAGTTATAGATTTACCCATAAGTGCTACAGAGGATAGAGTAGTAGGTACGTTAGATATTGAACATGCAATAAAAAATGGTGAGAAGAAATTTGAACCAGGTATTTTAGCATATGCAAATAGAAATATATTATATGTGGATGAAGTGAATTTGCTTGATGACCATGTAGTAGATATTTTATTAGATTCAGCAGCCATGGGTGTAAATACAGTGGAAAGAGAAGGTGTATCGTTTTGTCATCCTGCCAAATTCATTTTAGTGGGAACAATGAATCCGGAGGAAGGCGACTTAAGACCACAGCTATTAGATAGATTTGGAATGGTCGTAGATGTGGTAGGAGAGAGAGAAACAGAAAAAAGAGTAGAAGTTATAAAAAGAAGGCTCAAATATGAAATGGATAGTTCAGTTTTCATAAAAAACTACATAGAAGAACAAAATCAATTAACGGATAAAATATTAAATGCACAAAAGATGCTTAGACTAGTTAAAATAAGTGATAAAGTACTTGAAATGGCCGCTACAATTAGTATAAAAATGGAAGTAGACGGACATAGAGCAGATATAAGTATTATAAAAACTGCAATGACTATAGCAGCCTTTGATGGTAGAGATGAAATAAATAATAGAGATATGATAGAAGCAGCAGAATTGACACTCCCACACAGAATGAGACGAAGACCATTCGAGGAAGGTTTATTAGATTTTTCTAAAGTTGAAGAAATAATAAATTGCATAGCCGAGTTGTAG
- a CDS encoding ABC transporter permease translates to MSAFLSILWQEYVLFKRKFWTITLASMVSPILYLIAFGWGLGGGVTVEGQSYIKFIIPGIVALTTMSSSYNNTATSVNVSRIFYKTFESFMIAPITLTSYALGKIVSGALMGIYSAFLIIFLTLICGIELELSLYFVLIVILNCLVFAAIGFAAGILINSHRTLSKFSSFVITPMSFLCGTFFSLNKMPGVMKGVIWILPLTHTSLGLRSNGEEITNLIIHPLILVCYFLIVFVIGIRGCKKAE, encoded by the coding sequence ATGTCAGCTTTTTTAAGTATTTTATGGCAAGAATATGTGCTATTTAAAAGAAAATTTTGGACTATAACCTTAGCTTCCATGGTTTCACCAATATTATATTTAATTGCTTTTGGTTGGGGGCTGGGTGGAGGAGTAACCGTAGAAGGTCAATCATATATTAAATTTATTATTCCTGGTATTGTTGCATTGACTACAATGTCATCAAGCTATAACAATACAGCAACATCAGTAAATGTATCTAGAATTTTTTATAAAACATTTGAATCATTTATGATAGCACCCATTACTTTGACTTCCTATGCCTTGGGCAAAATTGTTTCAGGTGCATTAATGGGAATATATTCAGCTTTTCTAATAATTTTTTTGACATTAATATGTGGTATTGAATTAGAATTATCATTATATTTTGTTCTCATTGTCATTCTTAATTGTTTAGTTTTTGCTGCTATTGGATTTGCAGCTGGAATATTAATAAATTCTCATCGAACATTGTCTAAATTTTCAAGCTTTGTAATAACTCCAATGTCGTTTTTATGTGGAACATTTTTTTCCTTAAACAAAATGCCAGGCGTAATGAAAGGTGTTATATGGATATTACCACTTACCCATACAAGTTTAGGTTTAAGAAGCAACGGTGAAGAGATAACAAATTTAATTATTCATCCTCTAATATTAGTGTGTTATTTTTTAATAGTATTTGTTATAGGTATAAGAGGATGTAAAAAAGCTGAATAA
- a CDS encoding ABC transporter ATP-binding protein produces MLVIKNLTKKYNDLIAVNNLNLKINKGEFFGLLGPNGAGKTTTIRMISTLTPKTSGDIIINDKSMDRNLKEVKMKIGVVPQGNNLDVEMTAWENLELNGRIYNIPKDIRRKRINELLDFIELSDRADKLVNEFSGGMKRKLMITRALMHNPELLLLDEPTVGLDAAARRKMWDLLKRLKEDGLTVLLTTHYIEEAEVLCDRVGLIDEGKLIRLDCPKSLIEGVGKYTVEYYENGTTKSEFFQKKEEAASFADTLTGSINIRPSNLEDVFIKLTNKRVGE; encoded by the coding sequence TTGTTAGTTATTAAAAATCTAACTAAAAAATACAATGATTTAATTGCAGTTAATAATTTAAATTTAAAAATTAATAAAGGGGAGTTTTTTGGACTTTTAGGTCCAAATGGAGCGGGTAAAACAACAACTATTAGAATGATAAGCACATTAACTCCAAAAACATCTGGAGATATTATTATTAATGATAAAAGTATGGATAGAAATTTAAAAGAAGTAAAAATGAAAATAGGAGTTGTACCACAAGGCAACAATTTAGATGTAGAAATGACAGCATGGGAGAATCTCGAGCTAAATGGCAGGATTTACAACATACCTAAAGATATTAGAAGAAAAAGAATAAATGAACTTTTAGATTTTATAGAATTAAGTGATAGAGCTGATAAGCTTGTTAATGAGTTTTCAGGAGGAATGAAAAGAAAACTAATGATTACAAGAGCACTTATGCATAATCCTGAATTACTTCTTTTAGATGAACCAACGGTTGGACTTGATGCAGCAGCGAGACGTAAAATGTGGGATTTGTTAAAAAGGTTGAAGGAAGATGGATTGACAGTATTATTAACTACACATTATATAGAAGAGGCAGAAGTTTTGTGTGATAGAGTTGGGCTTATAGATGAAGGGAAGCTAATTCGGTTAGATTGCCCTAAAAGTTTAATTGAAGGGGTTGGCAAATATACCGTTGAATATTATGAAAATGGAACAACAAAAAGCGAATTCTTTCAGAAAAAAGAAGAAGCAGCTTCTTTTGCGGATACTTTAACAGGAAGTATAAATATTAGACCATCTAATTTGGAAGATGTGTTTATAAAATTGACTAATAAAAGGGTGGGTGAATAA
- a CDS encoding ABC transporter ATP-binding protein, which yields MELTVKNLDVKYTDKKIVKDVSFHINTGEIATIIGPNGSGKSTLIKAVSRCLKISRGDIFLDKINIKEKKTKDIAQELAVLPQVKNVSSDISIEELVSYGRYPHIKFGKRLGKEDKDIIDWALEKTGLQDMRKRFVITLSGGERQRAWIAMSLAQKPKILILDEPTTFLDISYQLEVLELIKELNETLGLTVVMVLHDLNQAARYSDKILVINNGELCDFGEPENVISSCLLKDIFRIDADIYDDKINNCPFFIPRKTIA from the coding sequence ATGGAATTAACAGTAAAGAACTTAGATGTTAAATATACTGATAAAAAAATAGTTAAGGATGTTAGTTTCCACATTAATACTGGTGAAATTGCTACAATAATAGGTCCAAATGGTTCTGGAAAATCTACGTTAATAAAAGCGGTTAGCAGATGTTTGAAAATATCTCGTGGTGATATTTTTTTAGATAAAATTAATATAAAAGAGAAAAAAACAAAGGATATAGCTCAAGAACTAGCAGTTTTGCCACAAGTAAAAAATGTATCTTCTGATATTTCAATAGAGGAATTAGTTTCTTATGGTAGATATCCTCATATTAAATTTGGTAAAAGGTTAGGGAAAGAAGATAAAGATATTATAGATTGGGCATTAGAGAAAACAGGGTTACAGGATATGAGAAAAAGGTTTGTTATAACACTTTCTGGCGGGGAGCGTCAGAGGGCTTGGATTGCTATGTCATTGGCACAAAAGCCTAAAATTTTAATATTAGATGAACCTACAACTTTTTTAGATATATCTTACCAGTTGGAAGTTTTAGAATTAATTAAAGAATTAAATGAAACATTAGGTCTTACTGTTGTTATGGTTTTACATGATTTAAATCAAGCCGCTAGGTATTCTGATAAAATATTAGTTATAAATAATGGTGAGTTATGTGATTTTGGTGAACCAGAAAATGTGATTAGCAGTTGTTTGTTGAAAGATATTTTTAGGATAGATGCAGACATATATGATGATAAAATTAATAATTGTCCGTTCTTTATACCTAGAAAAACTATAGCATAA
- a CDS encoding FecCD family ABC transporter permease has protein sequence MNSSNTKQEGIKKKLILLIFIIIAVLSFFISIGNGAVKISFKEILNAVLFEEATVNYQIIWNVRLPRTIVAALVGTCLALSGAILQGVMRNPLAGPNIIGVSAGAGLLTLIVLIIFPSYYFLAPAGAFVGALLATLLIYFLAWKEGVVPMRLILAGVAVSSLLGAGTNAIMTFYPDKVSGIIGFMVGGLSATNWKHVSTIFPYATIGIILLLFIPNKLNILMLGDEVATGLGINVEKTRFLFIIISSLLAGAAVSVAGLLGFVGLIVPHITRLFIGSDYRYLLPATIFTGSSIVVICDTISRVIFAPMEIPVGIIMSALGAPFFLYLLRRREKN, from the coding sequence ATGAATAGCAGCAATACAAAGCAGGAAGGCATCAAGAAAAAGCTTATATTATTAATCTTTATAATTATAGCTGTGTTGAGTTTTTTTATAAGTATCGGCAACGGAGCCGTCAAGATATCATTTAAAGAAATATTAAATGCAGTTTTATTTGAAGAAGCTACTGTGAATTATCAAATAATATGGAATGTTAGATTACCAAGAACTATTGTTGCAGCATTGGTAGGAACATGTCTTGCTTTATCAGGGGCGATATTACAAGGTGTGATGAGAAACCCCTTGGCAGGACCAAATATTATCGGAGTTTCTGCAGGTGCAGGTCTTTTAACTTTGATTGTGCTTATAATTTTTCCTAGTTATTACTTTTTAGCTCCTGCAGGAGCATTTGTGGGAGCTTTATTAGCTACTCTTCTAATTTATTTTCTTGCATGGAAAGAAGGAGTAGTTCCAATGAGACTTATATTAGCTGGGGTAGCAGTTTCATCACTTTTAGGGGCAGGAACTAATGCTATTATGACATTTTATCCAGATAAGGTTTCAGGAATAATTGGATTTATGGTTGGAGGATTATCTGCTACTAATTGGAAACATGTATCGACAATATTTCCATATGCTACTATTGGTATAATATTATTGTTATTTATACCCAATAAATTAAATATACTTATGTTAGGTGATGAGGTTGCAACTGGACTCGGAATAAATGTAGAGAAAACAAGATTTTTATTTATTATAATTTCTTCTTTACTCGCAGGGGCAGCGGTGAGTGTAGCAGGACTACTAGGATTTGTTGGACTGATTGTGCCACATATTACGAGGCTGTTTATCGGATCAGATTATAGGTATTTATTGCCTGCAACAATTTTTACAGGTTCTAGCATAGTAGTTATTTGTGATACCATATCGAGGGTAATTTTTGCCCCTATGGAAATACCTGTTGGAATTATAATGTCAGCATTAGGAGCACCGTTTTTTCTATATTTGCTTAGAAGAAGGGAGAAGAATTAA
- a CDS encoding ABC transporter substrate-binding protein, with protein sequence MKKTKFLALLIIALMLITLITGCSKDNSNEAIPETSAPSTEESNKEENNTTETPANNEVVSEYGVTINEEYVTFEDYTGEMVSIKKNPERVVCLYNSYLDIYYSCGGEVVGRVEESEEKPVEESLKAEVVGTSGAPSLEKVLALQPELVIMTSGFSGQTEMIPTLKENNIQVIAIKNDYLEDYYKSVRLFTAITGREDLYKEQMDKVKKGVDEIVEKAPTDENYKVLILFASAKSLTVRNSESMVGEMLKDLNTINISDTQTDPSNAKVFSMEKIIQEDPDFIFVQTMGSDHEKIMERLKTDAQDNPAWASLKAVKNDKYIVLPKDLYMYKPNDRYPEAYQGLAEILYPEVYK encoded by the coding sequence ATGAAAAAAACTAAATTTTTAGCATTATTAATTATAGCTTTAATGCTAATTACATTAATCACAGGGTGTAGCAAGGATAATTCAAATGAAGCTATTCCTGAAACTTCAGCACCTAGTACAGAAGAAAGCAACAAAGAAGAAAACAATACAACAGAAACACCAGCAAATAATGAAGTTGTTTCTGAATATGGAGTTACTATAAATGAAGAATATGTTACTTTCGAAGATTATACAGGAGAAATGGTATCTATTAAAAAGAATCCTGAAAGAGTAGTATGCTTATACAATTCGTACTTAGATATTTATTATAGTTGTGGTGGAGAAGTTGTAGGAAGAGTAGAAGAATCAGAAGAAAAACCAGTTGAAGAATCTCTAAAAGCTGAAGTAGTTGGAACATCAGGAGCTCCAAGTTTAGAAAAAGTATTAGCACTTCAGCCTGAATTAGTAATCATGACAAGTGGATTTAGTGGACAAACAGAAATGATTCCTACATTAAAAGAAAATAATATACAAGTTATAGCAATTAAGAATGATTACTTAGAGGATTATTATAAATCAGTAAGGTTATTCACTGCAATTACTGGAAGAGAAGATTTGTATAAAGAACAAATGGATAAAGTAAAAAAAGGTGTTGATGAAATAGTTGAAAAAGCACCAACAGATGAAAATTATAAAGTTCTTATATTGTTTGCATCAGCTAAAAGTCTTACTGTAAGAAATTCTGAATCAATGGTTGGTGAAATGTTAAAAGATTTAAATACAATTAACATATCAGATACACAAACAGATCCATCAAATGCTAAGGTATTTAGTATGGAAAAAATAATTCAAGAAGACCCAGATTTTATATTTGTACAAACTATGGGAAGTGACCATGAAAAAATAATGGAAAGATTAAAAACTGATGCACAAGATAATCCAGCATGGGCTTCTTTAAAAGCAGTAAAGAATGATAAATATATAGTTTTACCAAAGGATTTATATATGTATAAGCCAAATGATAGATATCCAGAGGCGTACCAAGGTTTAGCTGAGATTCTTTATCCAGAGGTATATAAATAA
- a CDS encoding glycosyltransferase family 2 protein, whose product MEVIDLLSFISLFNLTIFLLFTGFYLYQIYYIPISLFNKGNDYISKENHKYAAVIAARNESAVIGQLINSIKKQKYPASLIDIYVIADNCTDNTANIARSAGAFVFERFNKNKVGKGYALDYAFKAIMNNDKHYDGYFVFDADNLLDENYIAEMNKVFDNGYKVVTSYRNSKNYDTNWLSAGYSLWFLREAKYLNNSRMLLKTGCAISGTGFLVHNDIIKKNNGWKHHLLTEDIEFSIDCAIQGETIGYCGDAVLYDEQPYIFEQSWNQRLRWAKGFYQVFGKYGKDLVKCIIFKKSFCCFDMLMTIMPALFLSLFSVAVNLTLLTIGMLNIGTSTIIVKETTNAIIMSSVNSYLVFFMLGLLTTITEWNKINTTPIKKIKYVFTFPFFIFTYVPISIVALFKKIEWKPITHNIAKSIEEVSQ is encoded by the coding sequence ATGGAGGTAATTGATTTGTTATCATTTATTAGTTTATTTAATTTAACTATATTTTTATTGTTTACAGGATTTTACTTATATCAAATATATTATATACCAATTTCATTATTTAATAAGGGTAATGACTACATTTCTAAGGAAAATCATAAATATGCTGCAGTAATAGCTGCAAGAAATGAAAGTGCCGTTATAGGGCAATTAATTAATAGTATAAAAAAGCAAAAATATCCGGCATCTTTAATTGATATATATGTTATAGCAGATAATTGTACAGATAATACTGCTAATATTGCTAGAAGTGCAGGTGCTTTTGTATTTGAAAGGTTTAACAAAAATAAAGTTGGTAAGGGATACGCTTTAGATTATGCTTTTAAAGCTATTATGAATAACGATAAACACTATGATGGGTATTTTGTTTTTGATGCTGATAATTTGTTAGATGAAAATTACATAGCTGAAATGAACAAAGTATTTGACAATGGTTATAAAGTTGTAACAAGTTACAGAAACTCTAAAAACTATGATACAAATTGGCTATCCGCTGGGTACTCATTATGGTTTTTAAGAGAAGCAAAGTATTTAAATAATTCAAGGATGTTACTAAAAACTGGATGTGCAATATCAGGAACTGGATTTTTAGTTCATAATGATATAATTAAGAAAAACAACGGATGGAAACATCACTTATTAACTGAAGATATCGAATTTTCTATTGATTGTGCTATACAAGGAGAAACTATTGGATATTGTGGTGATGCAGTATTATATGATGAACAACCATATATTTTTGAACAATCTTGGAACCAGCGATTACGTTGGGCTAAAGGATTTTATCAGGTGTTTGGTAAATATGGTAAAGATTTAGTAAAGTGCATTATATTTAAAAAAAGCTTTTGTTGCTTTGACATGCTTATGACAATAATGCCAGCTCTTTTTCTATCATTATTTAGTGTTGCTGTAAATTTGACATTATTAACTATTGGTATGTTAAATATCGGAACCTCTACAATTATTGTAAAGGAAACAACAAATGCCATTATTATGTCTTCTGTAAATTCTTATTTAGTATTTTTTATGTTAGGGCTTTTAACTACAATAACTGAATGGAATAAAATAAATACAACACCTATAAAGAAAATAAAATATGTGTTTACATTTCCATTTTTCATATTCACTTATGTTCCTATTTCAATAGTAGCATTATTTAAGAAGATTGAATGGAAGCCTATAACACATAATATAGCAAAATCAATTGAAGAAGTAAGTCAGTAA
- the orr gene encoding ornithine racemase Orr: MFPRLVIDLNKIKNNLDKITEIVKGAGCSLMIVTKGYCADLEIYKILEDSKIDYLADSRIQNLKNYVNSKKEKVLLRLPMGSEADDVVRFADISLNSEIKTIQKLNDAAERQGKKHKVLLMIDLGDLREGIFYKNEDEIYQTVEEILKFNNIDFFGLGVNLTCYGAVIPKNENLSVLVDTAHKIEKRFNVKLEMISGGNSSSVYLIERNELPKEINNLRVGEAFLLGNETAYSNMLEGFCDDAFVLEAEIIELKEKQSVPIGETGVDAFGNKPVYEDRGIIKRAIIAVGRQDIDSDNLHPIDSKIDILGASSDHLILDVTESDKNYKVGDIVNFKLSYSSLLRATTSSYVDKKYI, translated from the coding sequence ATGTTTCCAAGATTAGTAATTGATTTAAATAAAATTAAAAACAACCTGGATAAAATAACTGAGATTGTTAAGGGCGCAGGGTGCTCTCTTATGATAGTGACAAAAGGATACTGTGCTGATCTTGAAATTTATAAAATACTAGAAGATTCTAAAATAGATTATTTGGCTGATTCACGCATTCAAAATCTTAAAAATTATGTGAATTCAAAAAAAGAAAAGGTATTATTAAGGCTGCCTATGGGGTCTGAAGCAGATGATGTTGTTCGTTTTGCAGACATATCATTGAATTCTGAAATTAAAACAATTCAAAAACTAAATGATGCAGCAGAGCGACAAGGGAAAAAGCATAAAGTATTGCTTATGATAGATTTAGGAGACTTAAGAGAAGGTATATTCTATAAAAATGAAGATGAAATCTATCAAACAGTTGAAGAAATACTTAAGTTTAATAATATTGATTTTTTTGGACTTGGTGTTAATTTAACATGTTATGGTGCTGTTATTCCTAAAAATGAAAATTTATCAGTATTAGTTGATACTGCACATAAAATTGAGAAAAGATTTAATGTTAAGTTAGAAATGATTTCTGGCGGTAATTCAAGTTCTGTTTATTTAATTGAAAGAAATGAATTACCAAAGGAAATAAACAATTTAAGAGTAGGTGAGGCATTTTTATTAGGTAATGAAACTGCTTACAGTAATATGCTGGAAGGATTCTGCGATGATGCTTTTGTGTTAGAAGCAGAGATTATCGAACTTAAAGAAAAACAATCAGTTCCTATTGGTGAAACAGGAGTTGATGCCTTTGGGAATAAACCTGTATATGAAGACAGAGGAATAATAAAAAGGGCCATAATAGCAGTAGGTAGACAGGATATAGATTCTGACAACCTGCATCCTATAGACTCTAAAATTGATATACTAGGTGCTAGTTCAGACCACTTGATATTGGACGTTACTGAATCTGATAAAAATTATAAAGTTGGAGATATAGTAAACTTTAAGCTTAGTTATTCTAGTTTATTGAGAGCCACAACAAGTAGTTATGTAGATAAAAAATATATATAA